In Cuculus canorus isolate bCucCan1 chromosome 27, bCucCan1.pri, whole genome shotgun sequence, the following proteins share a genomic window:
- the LOC128849229 gene encoding uncharacterized protein LOC128849229, protein MNKAEGVFLRKSSLIKGGFGPRYLINLKWTLWKGVYKPADSVALQIVGKSLLKGRTPSQPPPPGGAHAQGKSTCAQSRPRLRHCSMDTCGLPGGVCHTSPGLRWSKGRVSRRKQVYVPVKISVQLHTALLAIQQVGKSRRKGWKPEHLWFLGCISSSRGGVVPSCTAFFSPASSRGQDAPPELCEKVPGAASAWRSQESHQPLQN, encoded by the exons ATGAACAAGGCAGAG GGTGTCTTTCTGAGAAAATCTTCATTAATCAAGGGAGGTTTTGGCCCAAGATATCTAATCAATTTGAAATGGACTTTGTGGAAGGGTGTATATAAGCCAGCAGACAG tgtgGCACTGCAAATTGTGGGGAAGTCCCTGCTGAAGGGTAGGACCCCAAGTCAACCACCGCCGCCAGGAGGAGCGCATGCACAAGGGAAGTCCACCTGCGCCCAAAGCCGACCGCGCCTCAGACACTGCTCTATGGACACGTGTGGCCTGCCAGGTGGAGTTTGTCATACCTCCCCAGGACTGAGGTGGAGCAAAGGCAGGGTCTCAAGGAGGAAGCAGGTGTATGTGCCTGTGAAGATCTCTGTGCAGCT CCACACTGCCCTGCTAGCCATCCAGCAGGTtgggaagagcagaaggaagggcTGGAAGCCAGAGCACCTCTGGTTCCTTGGATGCATCTCTTCGAGCAGAGGTGGTGTTGTGCCCTCCTGCACTGCCTTCTTctccccagccagcagcaggggaCAGGATGCACCTCCTGAACTGTGTGAGAAGGTGCcaggagctgcttctgcctggaGGAGTCAAGAGTCCCATCAGCCTctgcagaactga